In Alteromonas macleodii, the sequence TGGGCAATGACCCAACTATAGGAAGAGGCTTCTACTTAGCGATTAATTATAGGATGAAACGCGATAGGTCTTCGTTGTCCACCAAGGTTTCTAGGTGGCTGTTAACGTAATCTGCATCAATCACGAAGCTCTCACCGCTTTTTTCAGAAGCATCAAACGAAATATCTTCCATTAGGCGTTCAAGCACCGTGTGCAAGCGACGTGCGCCAATGTTTTCGGTGCGCTCGTTCACCTGCCATGCTGCTTCTGCAATACGCTGAATGCCCGAATCATCGAAGCTGATATCAACTCCTTCCGTTTTCATTAACGCAACATACTGCTGAGTTAATGATGCATTTGGCTCGGTAAGAATACGTTTAAAGTCACCTACTTTCAGCGCAGCAAGCTCAACACGAATAGGCAGTCGACCCTGAAGTTCTGGGATAAGGTCAGACGGCTTGCTCATTTGGAATGCACCTGAAGCAATAAACAAGATATGGTCGGTTTTAACCATACCGTGTTTCGTCGATACTGTAGAGCCTTCTACAAGTGGAAGCAGGTCACGCTGTACGCCTTCACGAGACACATCGCCTGACGTATTGCCTTCACGCTTACAAATTTTGTCAATTTCATCGACAAACACAATACCGTGCTGTTCTACTGACTCAATTGCTTTTTCTTTCAAATCTTCTTGATTTACAAGGCGTGCTGCCTCTTCTTCAATAAGCAGTTTGAACGCTTCTTTAATTTTCAGCTTCTTCTTTTTCTTTTGCGAAC encodes:
- the hslU gene encoding HslU--HslV peptidase ATPase subunit produces the protein MSEMTPREIVHELDRHIIGQQDAKRAVSIALRNRWRRMQLEPELRQEVTPKNILMIGPTGVGKTEIARRLAKLANAPFIKVEATKFTEVGYVGKEVETIIRDLADIAVKMTKENEMKKVKFRAEEAAEERILDVLLPPPEDAWGNKEDVEDRGTRQAFRKKLRQGDLDDKEIEIDVALPQMGVEIMAPPGMEEMTNQLQGMFQNLSGSQKKKKKLKIKEAFKLLIEEEAARLVNQEDLKEKAIESVEQHGIVFVDEIDKICKREGNTSGDVSREGVQRDLLPLVEGSTVSTKHGMVKTDHILFIASGAFQMSKPSDLIPELQGRLPIRVELAALKVGDFKRILTEPNASLTQQYVALMKTEGVDISFDDSGIQRIAEAAWQVNERTENIGARRLHTVLERLMEDISFDASEKSGESFVIDADYVNSHLETLVDNEDLSRFIL